The following are from one region of the Cetobacterium somerae genome:
- a CDS encoding TRAP transporter small permease, whose amino-acid sequence MESIRNKINKIIILFSSLVLTLLVLAVTWQVISRYVLNNPSTFTDEFSRFSLIWIGLLGATYSFGVKAHLSIDLLFNKLTKEKTIRLQMLISAIVLIFILLVQVIGGGQLSLNTMGQLSPSLQIPMGIVYSILPISGIINLLYMLIDIVELKGILKEGNK is encoded by the coding sequence ATGGAAAGCATAAGAAATAAAATAAATAAAATAATCATTTTATTTTCCTCGCTAGTTTTAACACTGTTAGTTTTAGCAGTTACTTGGCAGGTTATATCAAGATATGTATTAAATAATCCAAGTACATTTACAGATGAGTTTTCAAGATTTAGTTTAATATGGATAGGATTATTAGGAGCAACATATTCTTTTGGAGTAAAAGCACATTTATCAATAGATTTATTATTTAATAAGTTAACAAAAGAGAAGACAATAAGATTGCAAATGCTTATTTCAGCAATTGTTTTAATTTTTATATTACTAGTTCAAGTAATTGGTGGAGGACAACTATCACTAAATACAATGGGGCAACTATCACCATCTTTACAAATTCCAATGGGAATTGTATACTCTATACTTCCTATTTCAGGAATAATAAATCTTCTATATATGTTGATAGATATAGTTGAATTAAAAGGTATTTTAAAGGAGGGGAATAAATAA
- a CDS encoding TRAP transporter large permease, with the protein MALTISVLFISFFILLAIGTPISIGIGLASFLTILINLPFDVAVIASAQKMITGMDSFTLLAIPFFILSGSIMNTGGIAIKLVNFAKLLGGRLPGSLAQVNVLGNMLFGSISGSAVAAAAAIGGTLDPLQKKEGYDPKFSAAVNIASSPTGLLIPPSGSLIVFSLVSGGTSIGALFVAGYIPGILMGLSVMIIAYFIAKKNNYPVEGKVSFGEATKIILDAIPSLLLIVIVIGGIIAGIFTATEASAISVVYTLFLSVVVYKSLTFEHMQTIFKDTIKMTGIIMFLIGASSIMSWAMAFSTIPQFITNAILGLSDNKIIILLLMNVILLITGTFMDLTPAILIFTPIFLPIATKLGLHPVHFGIMLVSNLCIGICTPPVGSVLFIGCGIAKVKIEEVIKELIPFFIGLIITLLMITYIPWISLGLPKLFKLL; encoded by the coding sequence ATGGCTTTAACGATAAGCGTTTTATTTATAAGTTTTTTCATTCTATTAGCCATAGGAACACCAATATCTATAGGAATTGGATTAGCTTCTTTTTTAACAATACTTATTAATTTACCTTTTGATGTAGCAGTTATAGCATCTGCTCAAAAGATGATAACTGGAATGGATAGTTTTACGCTGTTGGCGATACCATTCTTTATTCTGTCAGGAAGTATAATGAATACAGGTGGAATTGCAATAAAATTAGTTAACTTTGCTAAGCTATTAGGTGGAAGATTACCTGGATCCCTTGCTCAAGTTAATGTTTTAGGAAATATGCTATTTGGATCAATTTCTGGATCAGCAGTAGCGGCGGCAGCAGCTATTGGAGGAACATTGGATCCTTTACAGAAGAAAGAGGGATATGATCCTAAATTCTCAGCAGCAGTAAATATAGCATCATCTCCAACAGGATTACTTATTCCACCAAGTGGATCTCTAATCGTTTTCTCACTAGTAAGTGGAGGAACGTCAATAGGAGCTCTATTCGTAGCAGGATATATACCTGGAATACTTATGGGTCTTAGTGTAATGATAATAGCATATTTTATAGCTAAAAAGAATAACTATCCAGTTGAAGGGAAAGTTTCATTTGGGGAAGCTACAAAAATTATTTTAGATGCAATTCCGAGTTTATTACTAATAGTTATAGTAATTGGTGGAATAATTGCTGGAATATTTACAGCAACAGAAGCATCTGCAATATCTGTAGTTTATACACTATTTTTATCTGTCGTAGTTTATAAAAGTCTAACATTTGAGCATATGCAAACGATATTTAAAGATACTATAAAAATGACTGGAATAATAATGTTTTTAATAGGTGCGTCAAGTATCATGTCTTGGGCGATGGCATTTTCAACGATACCTCAATTCATAACAAATGCAATTTTAGGATTATCAGATAATAAAATCATAATATTGCTGTTAATGAATGTTATTTTATTAATAACTGGAACATTTATGGATTTAACACCAGCAATATTGATATTTACACCGATATTTTTACCAATTGCAACAAAATTAGGATTACACCCAGTACATTTTGGTATAATGTTAGTATCAAATTTATGTATTGGAATATGTACTCCACCAGTGGGAAGTGTATTATTTATAGGGTGTGGAATAGCCAAGGTTAAAATTGAAGAGGTTATAAAAGAATTAATACCATTCTTTATAGGTTTAATAATAACTCTTTTAATGATAACGTATATTCCATGGATAAGTTTAGGATTACCAAAACTATTTAAATTATTATAA
- a CDS encoding glycoside hydrolase family 31 protein, which translates to MGIKLNYLFEKIDNRENIVTFASKELNLEVKLSILEKDIFKVTFLKEGKLKLGKTWTVTPGMEDFPIEGRDRFDHSAFQLPKFEIEETQGIVTISTELLKVIVDLNGMKMTWFGKSENEWIKIAQDRKTQAYNFGYWDENIYHYLERDLKEQYFGFGEKSGKVNKHFRRMRMKNLDPMGYDAEYSDPLYKHIPFYITRNPETKYSFGLFYDNFSTVTFEMGTELDNYHGLYRYFEAKDGDLDYYVIAGPQVKDVTERFSWLTGKTIFSPKWSIGYSGSTMTYTDLPESQKLLNNFLDDCKENVIPCDSFQLSSGYTSIGDKRYVFNWNNEKFPNVKEFTNNYHANGVRLCANIKPAFLHDHPKFNEMKEMGLFVKERNSNEPELVQFWDDNGAYIDFTNKEAVKWWKDNVKEKLLELGIDSTWNDNNEYEIWDSKARCNGFGEELDIELIRPIQTLLMMKSSFEAQKEFDGNIRPYLISRAGCPGMQKYVQTWSGDNRTEWKTLRYNNYMAISLALSGVYNLGHDVGGFSGPAPTPELFVRWVQNGIFYPRFTIHSWNDDKSVNVPWMYPEVLPEIKKAMDFRRRITPYIYNLLYRAHTDGTPIMKPTFYNYENDRNTFNENDEFLLGDDMLVATVVTEGEKVRRVYLPEGNSWYDYNTNQLYKGGQTIEVEANLGTFPLFIKEGAIIPINSTDSYTFETKDEDKRAFVIYASEVTGKSEFTSFEDDGLTQSYKKGNCAKITVKVETKDDSIEVVIEKNGDKAFIQDDYEIIVIDSKNRKVIKK; encoded by the coding sequence ATGGGAATAAAATTGAACTATCTATTTGAAAAAATAGACAATAGAGAAAATATAGTAACATTTGCTTCAAAAGAGCTAAACTTAGAAGTAAAGCTTTCGATTTTAGAAAAAGATATCTTTAAAGTAACATTTTTAAAAGAGGGTAAATTAAAACTTGGAAAAACTTGGACTGTAACACCTGGAATGGAAGATTTTCCAATAGAAGGAAGAGACAGATTTGATCATTCAGCATTCCAATTACCAAAATTTGAAATTGAAGAAACTCAAGGAATAGTAACAATTTCAACTGAACTTTTAAAAGTTATTGTAGATCTTAATGGTATGAAGATGACTTGGTTTGGAAAATCAGAAAATGAGTGGATAAAGATAGCTCAAGATAGAAAAACTCAAGCTTATAATTTTGGATACTGGGATGAAAATATATACCATTATTTAGAGAGAGATTTAAAAGAACAATACTTTGGATTTGGAGAAAAAAGTGGAAAAGTAAATAAGCATTTTAGAAGAATGAGAATGAAAAACTTAGATCCAATGGGATACGATGCAGAATATAGTGATCCACTATATAAGCATATACCATTTTATATAACTAGAAATCCAGAAACTAAATATTCTTTTGGATTATTCTATGATAATTTCTCAACAGTAACTTTTGAAATGGGAACAGAGTTGGATAACTACCACGGATTATATAGATATTTTGAAGCCAAAGATGGAGATTTAGATTATTATGTTATAGCTGGACCACAAGTAAAAGATGTAACAGAAAGATTTTCATGGTTAACTGGAAAAACTATATTTTCACCAAAATGGAGTATAGGGTATTCAGGATCAACTATGACTTATACAGATTTACCAGAATCACAAAAGCTTTTAAATAATTTTCTAGATGATTGTAAAGAAAATGTAATTCCATGTGATTCATTTCAATTATCTTCAGGATATACTTCTATTGGAGATAAGAGATATGTATTTAACTGGAATAATGAGAAGTTTCCAAATGTAAAAGAGTTTACAAATAATTATCACGCAAATGGAGTTAGACTATGTGCTAATATAAAACCAGCATTTTTACATGATCATCCAAAATTTAATGAGATGAAAGAGATGGGATTGTTTGTAAAAGAAAGAAATAGTAATGAACCTGAGTTAGTTCAATTCTGGGATGATAATGGAGCTTACATAGATTTTACAAATAAAGAAGCTGTTAAATGGTGGAAAGATAATGTAAAAGAAAAGCTTTTAGAATTAGGAATTGATTCAACTTGGAATGATAATAACGAGTATGAAATTTGGGATTCAAAAGCAAGATGTAATGGGTTTGGAGAAGAGTTAGATATAGAGTTGATAAGACCTATTCAAACTTTACTTATGATGAAATCATCTTTTGAAGCTCAAAAAGAGTTTGATGGAAATATAAGACCGTACTTAATCTCAAGAGCAGGATGTCCAGGTATGCAAAAGTATGTGCAGACATGGTCTGGGGACAATAGAACAGAGTGGAAAACATTGAGATATAATAACTATATGGCGATAAGTTTAGCTCTTTCTGGAGTGTATAACTTAGGTCATGATGTTGGAGGATTTTCAGGCCCTGCACCAACACCAGAATTATTTGTAAGATGGGTACAAAACGGAATTTTCTATCCAAGATTTACAATTCACTCATGGAACGATGATAAATCGGTAAATGTACCATGGATGTATCCAGAAGTTTTACCTGAAATAAAAAAGGCTATGGATTTTAGAAGAAGGATAACACCTTATATCTATAATTTACTATATAGAGCCCATACAGATGGAACTCCAATAATGAAACCAACTTTCTATAACTATGAAAATGATAGAAATACATTTAATGAAAATGATGAGTTCTTATTAGGTGACGATATGTTAGTAGCAACAGTAGTTACAGAGGGAGAAAAAGTAAGGAGGGTGTATTTACCAGAAGGAAACTCATGGTATGACTATAATACTAATCAGCTTTATAAAGGTGGACAAACTATCGAGGTAGAAGCTAATTTAGGTACTTTCCCACTATTTATAAAAGAGGGAGCAATTATACCAATAAACTCTACTGATAGTTATACTTTTGAAACAAAAGATGAAGATAAGAGAGCTTTTGTTATATATGCAAGTGAAGTAACAGGCAAATCAGAATTTACATCTTTTGAGGATGATGGATTAACTCAAAGTTATAAAAAAGGAAATTGTGCAAAAATAACAGTAAAAGTAGAAACAAAAGATGATTCTATTGAAGTAGTTATTGAAAAAAATGGAGATAAAGCATTTATTCAGGATGATTATGAAATTATTGTAATAGATTCTAAAAATAGAAAAGTGATAAAAAAATAA
- a CDS encoding DUF5058 family protein has protein sequence MNGHMIYASHPIIWGTAIFGIIIVLLQSGLIIKKSISTAKELGISNDKITKGIKVSAMASVGPALGVVGSLLALLVTMGSPVSTLRLSLIGSSNFEAMAANFGAQAMGSELSTNMLPVVFTNALWTMALGSMGWIVFVFLFAHKMDKVNGLLTNGRKALLPAVGLGAMLGSFAFFNIGNLMKFNTNPDVTVAAISGMIIMVVCLKIGEKMAWLKEWALTFAMFGGAAIGLLAA, from the coding sequence ATGAACGGGCATATGATTTATGCATCACACCCAATTATATGGGGAACAGCTATTTTTGGTATTATTATTGTTTTACTTCAATCGGGGTTAATCATTAAAAAATCAATATCAACAGCTAAAGAGTTAGGGATATCTAACGATAAAATAACTAAGGGAATTAAAGTTAGTGCAATGGCCAGTGTTGGACCAGCATTAGGAGTAGTTGGAAGTTTATTAGCACTTTTAGTTACAATGGGATCACCAGTTTCAACATTGAGACTAAGTTTAATAGGAAGTTCAAACTTTGAGGCAATGGCAGCAAACTTTGGAGCTCAAGCTATGGGATCTGAGCTTTCAACAAATATGTTACCAGTTGTATTTACAAATGCACTTTGGACTATGGCGTTAGGATCAATGGGATGGATTGTTTTCGTTTTCCTATTTGCACATAAAATGGATAAAGTTAATGGATTATTAACAAATGGAAGAAAAGCTCTTTTACCAGCAGTTGGACTTGGAGCTATGTTAGGATCTTTCGCATTCTTTAACATTGGAAACTTAATGAAGTTTAATACAAATCCTGATGTAACTGTTGCCGCTATATCTGGAATGATAATTATGGTAGTTTGCCTAAAGATAGGAGAGAAGATGGCTTGGCTAAAAGAGTGGGCACTTACTTTTGCTATGTTTGGTGGAGCAGCTATAGGACTTTTAGCAGCATAA
- a CDS encoding M20/M25/M40 family metallo-hydrolase — MKKERVINSFIDMVKIYSPSLNEKEYSEYLVKQLERLGLEVYLDLGFKKYGGNAPTIFAKLKGNISGEGVTLVAHMDVVEPCANINPIVDGDFIKTDETTTLGGDDKAGIAAILEVLENLIESEAKHEDIFVLLTPCEENGMLGAKNIDWNLVPAHMVPAKNMIVIDNSGRAGLIAHTAPSKYDFKITFKGRKAHAGIEPEKGINAITLAGVAISNMNIGRIDTLTTSNLGTIHSEFPSNVVADLCVVTGEVRGHSLESIFETLNSYEKACENSVEKLGGEFVFEKVCVFPTLKPTDDLVFAKEFAKVYENMGIATELQVIGGGSDSNIFAEKGYNSIIIGVGMEGVHTVNEKLDTRELFKTIEALKSYIVK, encoded by the coding sequence ATGAAAAAAGAGAGAGTTATAAATAGTTTTATAGATATGGTAAAAATATACTCTCCATCGTTAAATGAGAAGGAGTATAGTGAGTACCTAGTAAAGCAATTAGAAAGATTAGGACTTGAAGTATATTTAGATTTAGGTTTTAAAAAGTATGGTGGAAATGCCCCTACAATTTTTGCTAAATTAAAGGGAAATATTTCTGGAGAGGGAGTTACATTAGTAGCTCATATGGATGTAGTAGAGCCATGTGCAAATATAAATCCAATAGTAGATGGAGATTTTATAAAAACTGATGAAACTACAACTTTAGGTGGAGATGATAAAGCTGGTATCGCAGCTATATTAGAGGTTTTAGAAAACCTAATAGAGAGTGAAGCAAAACACGAAGATATATTTGTTCTTTTAACTCCATGTGAAGAGAATGGAATGCTAGGAGCAAAGAATATAGATTGGAATTTAGTTCCAGCTCATATGGTTCCAGCAAAGAATATGATTGTTATAGATAACTCTGGTAGAGCTGGACTAATAGCTCACACAGCTCCAAGTAAGTATGATTTTAAAATCACTTTTAAAGGTAGAAAAGCTCATGCTGGAATTGAACCTGAAAAGGGAATAAATGCTATAACTCTTGCTGGAGTAGCTATTTCTAATATGAACATAGGAAGAATAGACACTCTTACAACTTCTAACTTAGGGACAATTCATTCAGAGTTTCCAAGTAATGTTGTAGCTGACCTTTGTGTTGTTACAGGAGAGGTTAGAGGTCACTCTTTAGAGTCTATATTTGAAACGTTAAACTCTTATGAAAAGGCTTGTGAAAACAGTGTTGAAAAGTTAGGTGGAGAGTTTGTATTTGAAAAGGTATGTGTTTTCCCAACTTTAAAACCAACAGATGATCTTGTATTTGCAAAGGAGTTTGCAAAAGTGTATGAGAATATGGGAATAGCTACTGAGCTTCAAGTTATAGGTGGAGGATCAGATAGTAACATATTTGCAGAAAAGGGATATAACTCAATAATCATTGGAGTGGGAATGGAAGGCGTTCACACTGTAAATGAAAAGTTAGATACAAGAGAGTTATTTAAAACTATTGAGGCACTAAAGAGTTATATTGTAAAATAA
- a CDS encoding YadA-like family protein, with the protein MKRLWLTLLLLGISVTVYCNNFVGGDGATASGSYSTAVGEGSSASGEYSTAIGSETTASGSNTVGVGSFVNASGDNSSAFGTGSQSTGVSSVAVGAFSESSGSNSTALGTSSVATGESSTSIGMQSESSGSNSSAMGTDSKATGENSTALGASSSATGNNSVALGKGSVASEDNTVSVGSDDTKRRVTNMGEGVAESDGVTVSQLKKKADATTVEKNTQKIGENTQKIGENTQAIKENKKAIEENTQGIAQNGKRINDLSGRLDKVEKKVNKGLSLMAAMAAIDFGHAETGDLLLGAGVGHFQNSQGVALGVMYAPTDSTRAALKYSVSSDDIKTSAVGVGITHKIANFK; encoded by the coding sequence ATGAAAAGATTATGGTTAACATTGCTACTTTTGGGGATATCAGTAACAGTTTATTGCAACAATTTTGTGGGAGGAGATGGAGCAACTGCTAGTGGGAGTTATTCCACAGCAGTTGGAGAGGGATCCAGTGCAAGTGGAGAGTACTCTACAGCCATTGGTTCAGAAACTACAGCAAGTGGATCAAACACGGTTGGAGTAGGATCTTTTGTTAATGCAAGTGGAGATAATTCATCAGCATTTGGAACAGGAAGTCAGTCAACTGGAGTATCGTCTGTAGCAGTAGGTGCTTTTAGTGAATCGAGTGGTTCAAATTCAACAGCTTTAGGAACAAGTAGTGTGGCAACAGGAGAAAGCTCTACATCGATAGGAATGCAAAGTGAATCAAGTGGTTCAAACTCTTCAGCTATGGGAACAGATAGTAAAGCAACAGGAGAAAATTCAACAGCTTTAGGAGCTTCAAGTAGTGCAACAGGGAATAATTCTGTTGCATTAGGAAAAGGATCTGTTGCTTCAGAAGATAATACAGTGTCTGTGGGAAGTGATGATACAAAAAGAAGAGTAACTAACATGGGAGAGGGAGTTGCAGAAAGTGATGGGGTTACAGTTTCTCAATTGAAAAAGAAAGCTGATGCAACAACAGTGGAGAAAAATACGCAAAAGATAGGTGAAAACACACAAAAGATAGGTGAAAATACACAAGCGATAAAAGAAAATAAAAAAGCAATTGAAGAAAATACTCAAGGAATAGCTCAAAATGGAAAAAGAATAAATGATTTAAGTGGTAGATTGGATAAAGTTGAAAAGAAAGTAAATAAAGGATTATCCCTAATGGCAGCAATGGCAGCAATAGATTTTGGGCATGCTGAAACAGGAGATTTATTATTAGGAGCAGGAGTAGGTCATTTTCAAAATTCTCAAGGTGTAGCATTAGGAGTTATGTATGCACCAACTGATTCTACAAGAGCAGCTTTAAAATATTCAGTTAGTTCAGATGATATAAAAACATCAGCAGTGGGAGTAGGAATAACACATAAAATAGCAAATTTTAAATAA
- the fsa gene encoding fructose-6-phosphate aldolase → MKIFIDTANVNEIREAAKMGCISGVTTNPSLIAKEGRDFKEVVTEICEIVDGPISAEVISLKADEMIAEALELAKIHSNIVIKLPITKDGLEACRHLVNRGIKTNVTLIFTANQALLAARAGATYVSPFLGRLDDTGVNGIELIKEIAEIFKIHNISSEIIAASIRNTYHSKEAAKAGAHIGTIPYPVLCKMLEHPLTDAGIAKFLADWNR, encoded by the coding sequence ATGAAAATTTTTATTGATACTGCTAATGTAAATGAGATTAGAGAGGCTGCAAAGATGGGGTGTATCTCTGGAGTTACTACAAATCCATCTCTAATTGCTAAAGAGGGAAGAGATTTTAAAGAGGTTGTAACTGAGATTTGTGAAATTGTAGATGGACCTATCAGTGCTGAGGTTATCTCTTTAAAAGCTGATGAGATGATTGCTGAGGCTTTAGAACTTGCAAAAATTCATAGTAATATAGTTATAAAACTTCCTATTACAAAGGATGGATTAGAGGCTTGTAGACACCTTGTAAATAGAGGAATTAAAACAAATGTAACTCTGATTTTTACAGCTAATCAAGCTCTTTTAGCTGCAAGAGCTGGAGCTACTTACGTTAGTCCTTTCCTTGGAAGACTTGATGATACTGGAGTAAATGGTATTGAACTAATAAAAGAGATTGCTGAGATTTTTAAAATTCACAATATCAGTAGTGAAATTATAGCTGCTAGTATCAGAAATACTTACCACTCTAAAGAGGCTGCTAAAGCTGGAGCCCACATTGGTACAATTCCATACCCTGTGCTTTGTAAAATGCTAGAGCATCCACTTACAGATGCTGGAATAGCTAAGTTTTTAGCTGATTGGAATAGATAA
- a CDS encoding transketolase family protein: MSNLILETTEMRKAYSETLKELIKEDKNVYVLEADLSEAITTTSIGVDYPNNFVNCGIMEANMVGVASGLSLLGKIPFIHTFSPFATRRCYDQIFLSGAYAKTNIKILGSDTGITSQHNGGTHTSFEDIALMREIPGATVITATDSTMLKYLIREIKDIYGIHYITTIRKNAYKIYDENEKFEIGKGKVLKDGKDFTIISNGIMVAEALKAAEELEKQGISAAVIDMFTVKPIDKDLIIEYAKKTGKIITAENHNVTGGLGSAVADVLVENYPVPMRKVGVEDRFGQVGTQDFLQKEYGLTAEKIIEKASELALGGKL; the protein is encoded by the coding sequence ATGAGTAATCTTATATTAGAAACTACAGAGATGAGAAAAGCATATAGTGAAACATTAAAAGAACTTATTAAAGAGGATAAAAATGTCTATGTTTTAGAAGCTGACCTTTCTGAAGCTATCACTACAACATCTATTGGTGTGGATTATCCTAATAACTTTGTTAATTGTGGAATTATGGAAGCTAATATGGTTGGAGTTGCAAGTGGATTATCTCTTCTTGGAAAGATCCCTTTTATTCATACATTTAGCCCATTTGCCACTAGAAGATGTTATGATCAAATATTTTTATCTGGAGCTTACGCTAAAACAAATATAAAAATATTAGGTTCAGACACAGGGATTACATCACAACACAATGGTGGAACTCATACATCTTTTGAAGATATAGCTCTTATGAGAGAGATTCCTGGAGCTACAGTTATTACAGCAACTGATTCTACTATGTTAAAATACCTAATTCGTGAGATAAAAGATATCTATGGAATCCACTATATAACAACAATTAGAAAAAATGCTTATAAAATATATGATGAAAATGAAAAGTTTGAAATTGGAAAAGGAAAAGTTCTAAAAGATGGTAAAGACTTTACGATAATATCTAATGGAATAATGGTTGCAGAAGCTTTAAAAGCTGCTGAAGAGCTTGAAAAACAAGGAATCAGTGCCGCTGTTATTGATATGTTTACTGTAAAACCTATAGATAAAGACCTAATTATTGAATATGCTAAAAAAACAGGAAAGATTATAACAGCTGAAAATCATAATGTCACTGGTGGTCTTGGAAGTGCTGTTGCTGATGTCCTTGTGGAAAACTACCCAGTACCTATGAGAAAAGTTGGTGTTGAAGATAGATTTGGACAAGTTGGAACTCAAGACTTCCTACAGAAAGAGTATGGTTTAACAGCTGAAAAAATTATAGAAAAAGCAAGTGAACTTGCTTTGGGAGGAAAGCTATGA
- a CDS encoding transketolase, giving the protein MSDIIQMEKFAKDIRKETLKMLLNRGFGHIGGAMSIVETLAVLYSNMKINPQDPKNLDRDFLVLSKGHAGPSLYSTLALKGFFPLETLMTLNDNGTTLPSHPDRNLTPGIDMTTGSLGQGISAAVGIALGLLRDGSERHVYCIVGDGELNEGQCWEAIQFAAHFKLTNFTLFVDNNKKQLDGTTEEICETFSILEKLRSFGFHSMQVKGDSVGEIETALKGDNFGKPKAIILDTIKGQGVKYFEDLKANHHVRFNDEMKGVLLWEIQNFENGDEEAENE; this is encoded by the coding sequence ATGAGCGATATTATTCAAATGGAAAAGTTTGCTAAAGATATTCGAAAAGAGACATTAAAAATGCTTTTAAATAGAGGTTTTGGACATATTGGTGGAGCTATGTCCATTGTAGAAACTCTTGCGGTACTATATTCAAATATGAAGATTAATCCCCAAGATCCTAAAAATTTAGATAGAGATTTTCTAGTTTTATCTAAAGGCCATGCAGGTCCTAGTCTTTACTCTACTCTTGCATTAAAAGGTTTTTTCCCATTAGAAACTCTAATGACACTAAATGACAATGGAACAACTTTACCTAGTCACCCTGATAGAAATTTAACTCCAGGAATTGATATGACAACTGGTTCTTTAGGACAGGGTATCTCTGCTGCTGTTGGAATAGCTTTAGGCCTTTTAAGAGATGGTAGCGAAAGACATGTTTACTGTATTGTTGGAGATGGTGAACTAAACGAGGGGCAGTGTTGGGAGGCTATCCAGTTTGCTGCTCACTTTAAACTAACTAACTTCACTCTTTTTGTGGATAACAATAAAAAGCAACTAGATGGAACAACTGAGGAAATCTGTGAAACTTTTAGTATCTTAGAAAAACTTAGAAGCTTTGGATTTCACTCTATGCAAGTTAAAGGTGACTCTGTTGGAGAGATTGAAACAGCTTTAAAAGGTGATAACTTTGGAAAACCTAAAGCCATTATTTTAGATACTATTAAAGGTCAAGGTGTTAAATACTTTGAAGATTTAAAAGCGAATCACCACGTTAGATTCAACGATGAGATGAAGGGAGTTCTTCTTTGGGAGATTCAAAACTTTGAAAATGGTGATGAGGAGGCTGAAAATGAGTAA
- a CDS encoding PTS ascorbate transporter subunit IIC: MLNVILDILKVPAILVGLISLIGLLLQKKSASDTIKGTIKTILGFIIIGGGAGILVGALVPFGELFEVGFNVQGIVPNNEAIVGMALKEYGTATALIMAFGMLANILIAKFTPLKYIFLTGHHTFYMACMIAVILAVGGLTGTTLIGVGALVLGFIMAFFPAIAQPTMRKIIGSDDVAFGHFGTVGYVLSAWVGSLVGKNSKSTEEMALPKNLSFLRDSSISISLTMSILYIIVAVAAGPEYVEQNLSGGQNYIVFAVVQAITFAAGVYIILQGVRLLLAEIVPAFTGISQKLVPNAKPALDCPIVFPYAPNAVLIGFLSSFVGGIVGLLILGQLKMILILPGVVPHFFCGATAGVFGNATGGRKGATIGAFIHGLLITFLPVALLPILGSLGFANTTFSDADFGVVGIILGYIVGYF; the protein is encoded by the coding sequence ATGTTAAATGTTATTTTAGACATTTTAAAAGTTCCAGCTATCTTAGTTGGTTTAATCTCATTAATCGGTTTACTATTACAGAAAAAAAGTGCTTCAGACACGATTAAGGGAACTATTAAAACTATATTAGGATTTATTATTATTGGTGGTGGAGCTGGTATTTTAGTTGGAGCTTTAGTTCCATTTGGTGAGCTGTTTGAAGTTGGTTTCAACGTTCAAGGAATTGTACCTAACAACGAGGCTATAGTAGGGATGGCTTTAAAAGAGTATGGTACTGCAACAGCACTTATTATGGCTTTTGGTATGTTAGCAAATATCTTAATTGCTAAGTTTACACCTTTAAAATATATCTTCTTAACTGGGCACCATACTTTCTATATGGCTTGTATGATTGCTGTTATTCTTGCAGTTGGTGGATTAACTGGAACTACTCTAATTGGAGTTGGAGCTTTAGTTCTTGGATTTATCATGGCGTTCTTCCCAGCTATTGCACAACCTACTATGAGAAAAATCATAGGTTCTGACGATGTTGCCTTTGGACACTTTGGTACAGTTGGATATGTTTTATCAGCTTGGGTTGGATCTCTTGTTGGAAAAAACTCTAAATCAACTGAAGAGATGGCTCTTCCTAAGAACTTAAGTTTCTTAAGAGACAGTTCAATTTCAATCTCTTTAACTATGAGTATTCTATACATTATAGTTGCTGTTGCTGCTGGGCCTGAGTATGTTGAACAAAACTTAAGTGGTGGACAAAACTACATTGTATTTGCCGTTGTTCAAGCTATCACTTTTGCTGCTGGAGTATACATTATCCTTCAAGGTGTTAGATTACTTCTTGCAGAGATTGTTCCTGCATTCACTGGTATCTCTCAAAAGTTAGTACCTAATGCTAAACCAGCTCTAGATTGTCCAATTGTTTTCCCATATGCACCAAATGCTGTTTTAATCGGATTCTTAAGCAGTTTTGTTGGAGGTATTGTTGGACTTTTAATTCTAGGACAACTTAAAATGATTCTAATTTTACCTGGTGTTGTACCTCACTTCTTCTGTGGAGCTACTGCTGGAGTTTTCGGAAACGCAACTGGTGGTAGAAAAGGAGCAACTATTGGAGCTTTTATTCATGGTCTTTTAATAACATTCCTACCTGTAGCACTACTTCCAATTTTAGGAAGTTTAGGATTTGCTAATACGACTTTCTCTGATGCAGACTTTGGAGTTGTAGGAATTATTTTAGGATATATTGTAGGTTATTTCTAA